The Kozakia baliensis genome includes a region encoding these proteins:
- a CDS encoding SDR family oxidoreductase yields MDWPIPADIPRAALVTGGAKRIGRAMVEALAAQGFAVAIHYRSSRKEAEALLADIGGRGCVVEADLAQEAEVLSLAATVERELGPMGVLVNNASVFERDEWNDTTRESWDRHLEPNLRAPFVLTQAFANSLPKEAHGMVLNILDQRVWNLTPHFISYTVSKSALWTLTQSLALALAPRIRVNAIGPGPVLPAPGQSDAHFNTMRDKTPLGIGATPEEIARAALSLLCLPSVTGQMVALDGGQHLQWRA; encoded by the coding sequence ATGGACTGGCCGATCCCTGCCGACATACCGCGCGCTGCTCTCGTGACGGGCGGGGCCAAGCGGATCGGACGCGCTATGGTCGAAGCGTTAGCGGCGCAGGGATTTGCCGTCGCCATTCACTATCGTTCCAGCCGAAAGGAAGCGGAGGCGCTGCTTGCCGATATCGGTGGGCGCGGGTGCGTCGTTGAAGCGGATTTGGCGCAGGAAGCGGAAGTTCTGTCCTTGGCTGCAACGGTTGAGCGTGAACTCGGCCCGATGGGCGTCTTGGTCAATAATGCTTCGGTTTTCGAGCGGGACGAATGGAACGATACTACCCGCGAATCGTGGGATCGGCATTTGGAACCAAATCTGCGTGCGCCATTCGTGCTGACTCAGGCCTTCGCAAATAGTTTGCCGAAGGAAGCGCACGGTATGGTGTTGAATATTCTGGACCAGCGCGTCTGGAATCTGACGCCGCATTTCATCAGCTACACTGTTTCCAAGTCGGCGTTGTGGACGCTGACTCAATCGCTCGCTTTAGCGCTGGCGCCGCGGATTCGGGTCAATGCCATCGGTCCCGGTCCTGTTTTGCCGGCGCCGGGGCAGAGTGACGCGCATTTCAACACGATGCGCGACAAAACTCCGCTCGGCATCGGCGCGACACCGGAAGAGATCGCGCGCGCGGCGCTTTCCTTGCTGTGTTTGCCGTCCGTCACAGGGCAGATGGTGGCATTGGATGGCGGCCAACATCTACAATGGCGGGCCTGA
- a CDS encoding YbaB/EbfC family nucleoid-associated protein: MKNLAGLMKQASQMQAKMEEVQNSLNALTVEGAAGAGLVSVTLTGKGDMRAIRIDPKLADPNEVEMLQDLIMAAFADARAKVETANAEEMRKVTGGLDLPAGLKFPF, translated from the coding sequence GTGAAGAACTTGGCAGGCCTGATGAAGCAGGCATCGCAAATGCAGGCTAAGATGGAAGAGGTGCAGAACAGCCTGAATGCGCTGACCGTGGAAGGGGCCGCTGGCGCCGGACTGGTGAGCGTGACCCTGACGGGTAAGGGCGATATGCGTGCAATTCGGATTGATCCGAAATTGGCCGATCCGAATGAAGTCGAGATGTTGCAAGACCTGATCATGGCCGCTTTCGCCGATGCGCGTGCTAAGGTCGAGACTGCGAACGCTGAAGAAATGCGCAAGGTGACGGGTGGTCTCGATCTTCCTGCGGGCCTGAAATTCCCGTTCTGA
- the recR gene encoding recombination mediator RecR has product MGGGDVERLIQMLSRLPGLGPRSARRAALSLLRQPQTKLLPLAHAMEAAAQSVRTCSVCGTLDSTDPCSICSDPQRDHGLICVVENVGDLWALERSMVHRGTYQVLGGTLSALGGVGPDDLNTASLFARVAGGQVREVILALGATVEGATTAHWLQERLISSGVAITRVGHGVPIGGALDVLDDGTLAAALSARRPA; this is encoded by the coding sequence ATGGGCGGCGGCGATGTGGAGCGTCTGATTCAGATGCTCTCGCGTTTGCCGGGCTTGGGGCCACGCTCGGCCCGCCGGGCGGCGCTAAGCCTGTTGCGCCAACCTCAGACAAAACTGCTGCCGCTTGCGCATGCGATGGAGGCCGCCGCGCAAAGCGTGCGCACATGCTCGGTCTGCGGCACGCTTGACAGCACCGATCCTTGCTCGATCTGTTCGGACCCACAACGCGATCATGGCTTGATCTGCGTCGTGGAGAATGTCGGGGATTTATGGGCGTTGGAGCGCAGCATGGTGCATCGCGGCACTTACCAAGTGCTGGGTGGCACGCTGTCCGCTTTAGGCGGCGTCGGGCCAGACGATCTGAACACGGCGTCGCTCTTTGCGCGTGTTGCGGGCGGTCAGGTGCGCGAGGTCATTCTGGCGCTGGGCGCAACCGTCGAGGGGGCCACAACGGCGCATTGGCTTCAGGAACGCCTCATATCGAGCGGTGTGGCGATCACGCGCGTCGGGCATGGCGTGCCGATCGGCGGCGCGTTGGATGTGCTGGATGACGGCACATTGGCCGCAGCGCTTTCGGCCCGGAGACCTGCGTGA
- a CDS encoding FYDLN acid domain-containing protein — protein MATPELGLKRVCVSCGARFYDLNRVPAICPKCGTEQPTDLPRPKRGGEVPPDQVKSDAKDQNDEDVDVDLDTDDDSGDDVMEDTSDLDDDDDDLSTDIEVNTDNDEHEN, from the coding sequence ATGGCAACACCAGAACTCGGTCTGAAACGTGTTTGCGTCTCGTGCGGTGCACGTTTCTACGACCTGAATCGCGTCCCGGCGATCTGCCCCAAATGCGGCACGGAACAACCGACGGATCTTCCCCGGCCCAAGCGCGGTGGCGAAGTGCCGCCGGATCAGGTCAAGAGTGACGCGAAGGATCAAAACGACGAGGACGTCGATGTCGATCTGGATACGGATGACGACAGCGGCGACGATGTCATGGAAGACACGTCCGACCTCGATGATGACGACGACGATCTCAGCACGGATATCGAAGTCAACACGGACAACGACGAGCACGAGAATTGA